The following coding sequences lie in one Cyanobacterium sp. Dongsha4 genomic window:
- a CDS encoding YdcF family protein, with protein MDFLFLSKLLPLFFYPLGFACFSLLIALVLWWKFPRFLPIPIILALLVLFLSSNFFVSNLLVKSLEWQYLASPSSIDNAQALVVLGGGIKPLIYPRPMIDLAEQGDRVIYASQLYKMKKSPLILVSGGRIPWKGLESENSEASDMTKLLVLLGVPESAIIKEGKSLNTYENAVNTRLILEEKGIKQIILVTSALHMPRSVKIFQKQGFDVIPAPTDFLVTEQDFIKDDSWQNIIINLFPSSTYLYNTNLALKEYLGIIIYKLKGWI; from the coding sequence TATCCTCTGGGATTTGCCTGTTTTTCTTTGTTAATTGCCCTAGTTTTGTGGTGGAAATTTCCCCGTTTTTTACCCATTCCGATTATCTTGGCTCTGTTAGTTTTATTTCTGTCGAGTAATTTTTTTGTTAGTAATTTACTGGTTAAATCCCTTGAATGGCAATATTTAGCCTCTCCTAGCTCCATTGATAACGCACAAGCCCTAGTTGTATTAGGTGGCGGAATCAAACCTCTAATTTACCCTCGCCCAATGATTGATTTAGCAGAACAGGGCGATCGCGTCATTTATGCCTCTCAACTTTACAAAATGAAAAAATCACCCTTAATTCTGGTTTCGGGGGGAAGAATACCGTGGAAAGGCTTAGAGAGCGAAAATTCAGAAGCCTCTGATATGACTAAATTATTGGTGTTACTTGGTGTTCCAGAATCAGCAATTATCAAAGAAGGGAAATCTTTAAATACTTATGAAAATGCCGTTAATACCCGTTTAATCTTAGAAGAAAAAGGCATTAAACAAATTATATTGGTTACGTCCGCATTACATATGCCACGATCAGTGAAAATTTTTCAAAAACAAGGTTTTGATGTTATACCTGCCCCCACAGATTTTCTTGTAACCGAACAAGATTTTATCAAAGATGACAGTTGGCAAAATATAATTATTAATCTTTTTCCCAGTTCTACATATTTGTACAATACTAACCTAGCTTTAAAAGAATATTTAGGAATTATTATTTATAAGCTCAAAGGATGGATTTAG